A single genomic interval of Helianthus annuus cultivar XRQ/B chromosome 13, HanXRQr2.0-SUNRISE, whole genome shotgun sequence harbors:
- the LOC110901875 gene encoding extensin-like — translation MRGRGRGQGAYVAPNDHEAGPSHRRTPSGSHNTDAQNLWRSFTEPARHSVSQSTSPSIPHSFGPQSENEPHNSHQSYIPLQGHQSPFDHPSPVFQGLFKPADYLDMPMGFNPLGPEDHFPGDNATEVDEDTDPSMPPSGTPNHPIEISNGSPFVGSPYNGPDSFEVRFRQHDWVSTPSYHNSPLHQPQHTSPLHLQQQQPQQQQNPSEDFRRDEVTPPPPPPPVLPPPPPRRRGRNARMPTRGEIRIGTPPHSGSSRYSPLHEEPEMGESSHPVSEVTSAPIAPPPPQDFGNPIPAYTSAAAYNPFKQTFPPGYNFTEDPYWVAANYNSLNPEGTFGGPWATGQSTYGYPSYGYQQPQPPQPPQYPLPPPAPMMSPPQVQEILQGINDVRREMRHELREERRHNRGMFKKMVDLIMGKSKKDY, via the coding sequence atgagaggaagaggaaggggacaagGAGCATATGTAGCCCCAAACGACCATGAAGCCGGACCTTCGCACAGGCGAACACCTTCAGGCTCCCATAACACAGATGCTCAAAATCTGTGGAGGTCTTTTACTGAACCCGCAAGGCACTCGGTTTCACAGAGTACCTCACCTTCTATTCCACACTCCTTTGGGCCTCAatcagaaaatgagccccacaactctcACCAGTCCTATATTCCTCTCCAAGGACACCAATCACCCTTTGACCACCCATCACCTGTTTTCCAAGGCCTGTTCAAGCCTGCTGACTACCTTGATATGCctatgggttttaacccacttggaccagaAGACCATTTCCCTGGCGACAATGCGACGGAGGTCGATGAAGATACCGATCCCTCAATGCCACCATCTGGAACTCCGAACCACCCTATCGAGATTTCTAATGGGTCACCATTTGTGGGATCACCATACAATGGTCCCGACAGCTTTGAGGTGAGATTCAGGCAGCATGACTGGGTATCtacccctagttaccataactctccccTGCACCAGCCACAACACACCTCTCCCTTGCACCtccagcaacagcagccacagcagcAGCAAAATCCTTCTGAGGATTTCCGGCGTGATGAGGTCactccaccgccgccaccacctccggttttgcctcctccgcctccaAGGCGAAGAGGAAGGAACGCACGGATGCCCACACGAGGGGAAAtacgcatcggcacccctccacattcaggtagcagccgatACTCGCCACTTCATGAAGaaccagagatgggagaatcttcaCACCCCGTCTCAGAAGTAACTTCTGCACCAatcgcgccaccaccaccacaggattTTGGAAACCCAATTCCTGCTTATACTAGCGCGGCAGCATATAATCCTTTCAAGCAGACTTTTCCCCCAGGTTATAACTTTACAGAGGATCCCTACTGGGTAGCTGCGAACTACAACTCTCTCAATCCGGAAggtacttttggaggtccctgggctacgggacaatcgacCTATGGATACCCATCATATGGAtatcagcagccgcagcctcctcaaccaccgcaaTATCCGCTACCACCGCCGGCACCGATGATGTCGCCGCcacaagttcaagaaatccttcaaGGGATAAATGATGTGCGACGTGAGATGCGGCATGAGTTACGGGAAGAGCGTCGGCATAATCGTgggatgtttaagaagatggtggaTTTAATCATGGGAAAAAGCAAGAAGGACTACTAA